One region of Candidatus Atribacteria bacterium ADurb.Bin276 genomic DNA includes:
- the fda gene encoding Fructose-bisphosphate aldolase — protein sequence MAVSFKELGLVNTRGMFEKAMKGSYAVPAYNFNNMEQLQAIINACVECNSPVILQISKGARQYANQTLLRYMVPGAVEMAREAGSNIPVALNLDHGDSYELAKSCVDFGFSNVMIDGSSLPYEENVTLTKKVVDYAHAHDVTVEGELGVLAGIEEHVSSEVTHYTRPEEVEDFVTKTGVDSLAISIGTSHGAYKFKVKPGESVPPLRFDILEEVERRLPGFPIVLHGASSVLPKYVDIINQYGGQLENTAGVPEEQIKKAVKSAVCKVNIDSDGRLVMTAMIRKYMSEHPKEFDPRKYLGPARDELTKMYIAKCELLGSDGKA from the coding sequence ATGGCAGTGAGTTTTAAAGAATTAGGGTTGGTGAATACTCGAGGAATGTTTGAAAAGGCAATGAAGGGTAGTTATGCCGTACCAGCTTACAATTTTAATAACATGGAACAATTGCAAGCCATCATTAATGCCTGTGTAGAATGTAATTCACCGGTTATTCTTCAAATATCAAAAGGAGCCCGTCAATATGCCAACCAGACCTTGCTTAGATATATGGTACCTGGTGCAGTCGAAATGGCGCGTGAAGCAGGAAGCAACATCCCCGTTGCTCTCAATCTTGACCATGGCGATTCCTACGAATTGGCGAAAAGTTGTGTTGATTTTGGATTTTCCAATGTAATGATTGATGGTTCTTCTCTTCCCTATGAAGAAAATGTTACTTTAACCAAAAAAGTTGTTGATTATGCCCACGCTCACGATGTAACAGTTGAAGGAGAGTTGGGGGTCCTGGCTGGTATTGAAGAACATGTATCATCAGAAGTTACTCATTATACTCGACCTGAGGAAGTTGAAGATTTTGTTACCAAAACCGGTGTCGATAGCTTAGCGATATCGATTGGTACATCACATGGTGCTTACAAATTTAAAGTGAAACCTGGTGAATCCGTTCCTCCGCTTCGTTTTGACATCCTCGAAGAAGTAGAACGACGACTCCCCGGTTTTCCCATCGTTCTTCATGGAGCTTCTTCGGTATTGCCGAAATATGTTGATATCATTAATCAATACGGCGGCCAGTTAGAAAATACTGCTGGAGTTCCAGAAGAGCAAATAAAAAAAGCGGTTAAGTCTGCAGTTTGTAAAGTGAATATCGATTCAGATGGTCGCTTGGTTATGACAGCAATGATCAGAAAATATATGAGTGAACATCCCAAAGAGTTTGATCCACGCAAGTATTTAGGTCCAGCCCGTGATGAGCTCACTAAAATGTATATTGCCAAGTGTGAACTTTTAGGGAGCGATGGTAAAGCCTAG
- a CDS encoding IPT/TIG domain protein → MKLKKVVVLVLSVFVIMAFVLGCTPPTPTPTPTPIQYPNISSIRYDSSCIKAGTQLRIYGRNFGDLKGTNTVTMNGIVAAVSYWSDDEVIAVVPASSLPARELRVAVTVNGVPSDEYWLYGICAAPTPTPTPTPIPLARVDVARNIAIVKAHNDGVNVPYSVFWIKTDLSTGIGSKHYQYTYYGASKWIIDITYPVIEQPDFTVNVFSEWGLTMWSGMVYYWETVPYM, encoded by the coding sequence ATGAAATTGAAAAAAGTAGTTGTTTTAGTCCTCAGTGTTTTTGTAATAATGGCTTTTGTATTAGGGTGTACTCCGCCGACTCCAACTCCAACCCCAACCCCTATACAATATCCAAACATTTCTTCTATCCGTTATGATTCCAGCTGCATTAAAGCCGGTACACAACTAAGAATTTACGGCCGGAACTTTGGTGACCTTAAGGGTACCAACACAGTTACAATGAATGGAATTGTTGCGGCAGTTTCCTACTGGTCTGACGATGAAGTAATTGCAGTAGTTCCTGCATCTTCATTGCCAGCCCGAGAGTTACGGGTTGCTGTAACGGTAAACGGTGTTCCCAGCGATGAATATTGGCTTTATGGGATATGTGCAGCACCAACACCGACTCCGACCCCAACTCCAATTCCCCTTGCTCGGGTAGACGTTGCAAGAAACATTGCTATAGTCAAAGCCCATAATGATGGTGTTAATGTTCCATATAGTGTATTTTGGATTAAAACCGACCTTTCGACCGGAATTGGTTCCAAACATTATCAATATACTTACTATGGTGCTTCCAAATGGATTATTGATATTACCTATCCAGTCATTGAACAACCAGATTTTACCGTAAATGTTTTTAGTGAATGGGGATTAACCATGTGGAGTGGAATGGTTTATTATTGGGAAACAGTACCTTATATGTAG
- the rpfG_6 gene encoding Cyclic di-GMP phosphodiesterase response regulator RpfG → MDLFTTKWNKYKRLLMITAIIAYAVLIPIVSKYIGIPERGILGTFLIFLFTMMWGLKGGIIGAVYSIINLGYYIANSPHQIDNSFLVLGTVLYLFIGIALGRLLDVVRSQKANLSNLLESLEQKETNYHQLFDTIVDCLFVFDINDIYGHVNIVDVNTVACKLLGYGKEEILQLTCNDLIDKDYLKKMKYFFGKLFHADQEFLFETIFITKQGKKITVECHCNSISKNGKVFGICVARDISERKAVEEKIRYLTFHDSLTGIYNRAYFENELEKYDNLRYLPISIIIGDMNGLKLVNDAFGHDEGDRLLKIAAKCLKESCRQADTVARYGGDEFVILLPNTTNQETEDIIERIKNKISQAQFGPVPPSIALGSETKTVMNQDIHLILKQAEDKMYQQKLTSEQSNRSAVITTLERTLIEVSEETELHALRLQALCDQMCEKMNLPGSLKSELRLLAVLHDIGKVAIPQTILTKASELSLDEWRLIKQHPEIGYRIAQSSPDLAFIAKGILTHHERWDGTGYPRGLKGEDIPLSSRILAIVDAYDVMVSGRAYKEKMSNEDAIEEIERTSGTQFDPNLAKIFIEIIINENV, encoded by the coding sequence ATGGATTTATTTACAACTAAGTGGAACAAGTATAAACGATTATTAATGATCACTGCAATAATAGCTTACGCTGTCCTCATTCCCATTGTTTCCAAATATATTGGTATTCCTGAAAGAGGAATTCTAGGTACATTTTTAATTTTTTTATTTACCATGATGTGGGGGTTAAAGGGAGGGATTATTGGTGCTGTTTATTCAATTATTAATCTAGGATATTATATAGCCAACAGCCCTCATCAAATTGATAATTCCTTCCTAGTTTTGGGAACAGTCCTCTATCTTTTTATTGGAATAGCCTTAGGAAGATTATTAGATGTCGTTCGCAGCCAAAAAGCCAATCTTTCCAACCTACTTGAATCGCTTGAACAGAAAGAAACTAATTATCATCAATTGTTTGATACCATCGTTGACTGCTTGTTTGTTTTTGACATCAACGATATCTATGGGCATGTTAATATCGTTGATGTCAACACAGTTGCTTGCAAACTGTTAGGGTATGGAAAAGAAGAGATATTGCAGCTTACTTGTAACGATTTAATCGATAAGGATTATTTGAAAAAAATGAAATATTTTTTTGGCAAGCTTTTTCACGCCGATCAAGAATTTTTATTCGAAACCATATTCATTACCAAACAAGGAAAAAAAATAACTGTTGAATGCCACTGCAATTCGATTAGTAAAAATGGAAAAGTTTTCGGCATCTGTGTTGCAAGAGATATATCTGAAAGAAAAGCTGTCGAAGAAAAAATAAGGTATTTAACTTTCCATGATTCGCTCACCGGGATTTATAATCGTGCCTACTTTGAGAATGAATTGGAAAAATACGATAATTTAAGATATTTACCCATAAGTATCATTATAGGAGATATGAATGGGCTAAAATTAGTAAACGATGCTTTTGGGCATGATGAAGGTGATAGACTATTAAAAATTGCCGCTAAATGTTTGAAAGAATCCTGTAGGCAAGCAGATACCGTTGCCCGTTATGGGGGAGATGAATTTGTCATTCTTCTTCCGAATACAACCAACCAGGAAACGGAGGATATTATTGAAAGAATTAAAAATAAAATTAGTCAAGCTCAGTTTGGCCCAGTCCCGCCCAGTATTGCTTTAGGGAGTGAGACAAAAACTGTTATGAATCAAGATATCCATTTAATACTCAAACAAGCTGAAGATAAAATGTATCAACAGAAATTAACGAGCGAGCAAAGTAATCGGTCGGCTGTCATAACTACCCTGGAAAGAACCTTAATCGAAGTAAGTGAAGAAACTGAATTACACGCCCTGAGATTACAAGCATTATGCGACCAGATGTGCGAAAAGATGAATTTACCAGGATCATTAAAAAGTGAACTTCGTTTATTGGCTGTGCTTCATGATATCGGGAAAGTGGCAATACCCCAAACAATTTTGACCAAAGCTTCGGAACTCTCTTTGGATGAATGGAGACTGATAAAACAACACCCGGAAATTGGATATAGAATTGCCCAATCATCACCGGATCTGGCCTTTATTGCCAAAGGTATTCTCACTCATCATGAAAGATGGGATGGAACCGGATATCCACGAGGATTAAAAGGGGAAGACATTCCATTGTCATCACGAATTCTTGCTATTGTTGATGCTTATGATGTAATGGTTTCTGGTCGTGCTTACAAGGAAAAAATGAGCAATGAGGACGCTATTGAGGAAATTGAAAGAACATCCGGAACCCAGTTTGATCCAAACTTAGCGAAGATTTTTATTGAAATCATAATCAATGAAAATGTCTGA
- the lolD gene encoding Lipoprotein-releasing system ATP-binding protein LolD: MDNILVSLDSVNKVYGDEVKTQVLFDVSLEIPQGQFLALIGPSGSGKSTLLNILGALDRPSSGTILINQQNLVQLNENQLADFRNKFLGFVFQFHYLLPEFTTIENVLLPYWIGKGKPNRQMFNEAQRLIERVGLANQINKRINLLSGGQQQRVAIARALLNRPQLILADEPTGALDTKSGEQVLDLMQEINDENNTTFIVVTHDRNVALRAERIIELIDGRICKDFFPQIVGKEKSIEILESHACVWDDPS; this comes from the coding sequence ATGGATAATATATTAGTGAGCCTGGACTCGGTGAATAAAGTTTATGGTGATGAGGTGAAAACCCAGGTTCTTTTTGATGTTTCTCTTGAAATCCCCCAAGGCCAGTTTTTAGCGTTAATTGGCCCTTCAGGATCGGGTAAAAGTACTTTATTAAACATACTCGGGGCTCTTGATCGCCCGTCGAGCGGCACTATCTTGATCAATCAGCAAAATTTGGTTCAACTCAATGAAAATCAGTTAGCTGATTTCAGGAATAAATTTTTAGGTTTCGTTTTCCAATTTCACTATCTTCTTCCCGAATTTACTACCATTGAAAATGTTTTGTTGCCTTATTGGATCGGGAAAGGGAAACCGAATCGCCAAATGTTTAATGAGGCTCAAAGATTGATTGAGCGAGTAGGGTTAGCTAACCAAATTAATAAACGGATTAACCTTCTTTCCGGTGGTCAGCAGCAGCGGGTTGCTATTGCCCGGGCGCTTCTAAACCGACCTCAGCTCATTTTGGCCGATGAACCAACTGGTGCTTTAGATACCAAGTCGGGAGAGCAGGTATTGGATCTTATGCAGGAAATCAATGATGAAAATAACACCACTTTTATCGTGGTGACTCATGATCGAAATGTTGCCCTGCGGGCGGAAAGAATCATCGAACTCATCGATGGTCGGATTTGTAAAGATTTCTTTCCGCAAATAGTAGGGAAAGAAAAATCAATTGAAATCTTAGAATCCCATGCTTGCGTGTGGGATGATCCATCTTAA
- a CDS encoding Xylose isomerase-like TIM barrel has protein sequence MMEKKLDWEKNLTIELGVKSDPIQYRYSFDWLFNLMAEEGVYNLQLGTFTEFYSLPDTYFYRLKESAQSKGIQISSIFTSHRELGGFLNPEKELAEITRKNYQRMIEIAALLECPVAGSSMGSVYRDQIEYRPQGIQSFLNFIKEMMVFAKDQGLSWLTLEPMSCYAEPPCNSVELKKIGDELKQFHLSQPEKTVCFGYCSDVSHGWANQEKTVIENNLDYFIASFPYLYEFHFKNTDSIYNSTFGFESESLERGIIDVKQIYSILMKNQKTIPVTKVIGYLEHPGPKFGRDYSDCLLERWLRESLQYLQKQWTEWSTIFS, from the coding sequence ATGATGGAAAAAAAGCTCGATTGGGAAAAGAACCTTACCATAGAATTGGGAGTAAAAAGTGATCCTATTCAATATCGTTATTCTTTTGATTGGCTTTTTAATTTAATGGCAGAAGAAGGGGTTTACAATTTGCAATTAGGAACCTTTACAGAATTTTATTCCCTTCCTGATACCTATTTTTATCGATTAAAAGAATCTGCTCAATCAAAGGGCATTCAGATTTCCAGTATTTTTACCTCCCATCGGGAATTGGGGGGTTTTTTGAATCCCGAAAAAGAATTGGCTGAGATTACCAGGAAAAATTATCAAAGAATGATAGAAATTGCTGCATTATTAGAATGCCCAGTTGCCGGTTCTTCAATGGGAAGCGTCTATCGTGATCAAATTGAATATCGCCCTCAGGGAATCCAATCTTTCCTCAACTTTATAAAAGAGATGATGGTGTTTGCCAAGGATCAAGGATTGTCCTGGTTAACCCTGGAACCAATGTCTTGCTACGCTGAACCTCCTTGTAACTCGGTGGAACTTAAAAAAATAGGAGATGAATTGAAGCAATTCCATTTAAGCCAACCGGAAAAAACCGTTTGTTTTGGATATTGTTCCGATGTATCGCATGGCTGGGCTAATCAAGAGAAAACCGTTATCGAAAACAATCTTGATTACTTTATCGCCTCTTTTCCCTATTTGTATGAGTTTCACTTTAAAAATACCGATTCAATATATAACTCAACTTTTGGTTTTGAATCAGAAAGCTTAGAACGCGGCATAATTGATGTAAAACAAATATACTCAATTTTGATGAAGAATCAGAAAACTATTCCTGTAACGAAAGTGATTGGATATTTGGAACACCCAGGTCCCAAATTTGGTAGAGATTACTCAGATTGTTTACTAGAACGATGGCTGAGAGAATCATTACAATATTTACAAAAACAATGGACAGAGTGGAGTACAATATTTTCTTAA
- the copA gene encoding Copper-exporting P-type ATPase A yields the protein MMNKKLFIQIQGMTCPSCEKIVTQALEELPGISEVVVNKDENRGTLEADLSLIDPSQIIQVIEEAGYSAQIIEDENFKSHQIQTPDQSSAATCPVLSPEQCINDNPKRSSSKLDQQRVTLSLSGMHCASCAALVERSLNKKSGVIRATVNFAAEKATVLFDRSETNTTELIDVVKKAGYDARVITPEDREKENQRKREEVMAQWRIFLISLFLSSPMMYFMFLDFFKWLPGAITLPPYFGIISLILAIPVQFIIGFRFYRGMWSSLRMKTFNMDSLVALGTTVAFGYSLFHYLSYIYETSSILGLFGRKIPELYFETSAFLITFVLLGKYLEAQAKGRTSEAIQKLLELQAKTARVKRNGSIIDIPVEEVVKGDILVVRPGEKIPVDGEILSGHSAVDESMVTGESIPVDKGLGDMVIGATLNTLGSFEFVATRVGSETMLAQIVQLIEDAQGSKAPIQAFADRVAAWFVPVVLGIAAGTFIIWYFILGSSLTYSLMAMTSVIVIACPCALGLATPTAIMVGTGKGAEYGILVKGGEPLEAAKSIDTIVFDKTGTITQGKPAVTNVESFSALSPQGIIELAGSLEKLSEHPLAQSIFQHAQSHNISPREVDHFEALPGRGVKGNIDGTNYFIGNRKLIADQQLHLPQSVEDRVSQLEIQGKTVMILADEKSVLGAVSVADIAKETSKKAIEKLKERDLDLVMITGDNQNTAQAIAQEVGISKTLAEVLPEDKSQQIAQLQKTGKKVAMVGDGINDAPALAQADLGIAMGSGTDVAMETGDIVLVKNDLNDVVTALELSEETMGKIKQNLFFALFYNLIGIPIAARVFASFGLLLNPELAGLAMALSSISVVTNSLLLRTFRPRKRNYLSMVAPIIMILLFTYIFTLFARFSTTMSNMMTTIPK from the coding sequence ATGATGAATAAAAAATTATTCATTCAAATACAGGGCATGACTTGCCCCAGTTGCGAAAAAATTGTCACTCAAGCCTTGGAAGAATTGCCGGGTATTTCTGAGGTGGTAGTCAATAAAGATGAAAACCGAGGTACTTTGGAGGCTGACCTTTCACTTATTGATCCCTCTCAAATTATCCAAGTTATTGAAGAAGCTGGTTATTCAGCTCAAATCATTGAAGATGAAAATTTTAAATCTCACCAAATTCAAACCCCGGACCAGTCCTCAGCAGCAACTTGTCCTGTGCTATCACCAGAACAATGCATCAATGATAATCCCAAAAGATCTTCTTCAAAACTCGATCAACAACGAGTCACCCTTTCCCTTTCCGGAATGCACTGTGCATCTTGCGCTGCCCTTGTTGAACGGTCATTAAATAAAAAAAGTGGGGTCATTCGAGCTACAGTTAACTTCGCCGCAGAAAAAGCCACGGTTCTTTTTGACCGTTCGGAGACCAATACCACCGAGCTTATTGATGTTGTGAAAAAAGCCGGTTATGATGCTCGAGTTATTACCCCCGAAGACCGTGAAAAAGAAAATCAACGCAAACGCGAAGAAGTCATGGCACAATGGCGAATTTTCTTGATCAGCCTTTTTCTTAGTTCGCCAATGATGTATTTCATGTTTCTTGATTTTTTTAAATGGCTGCCGGGAGCCATTACCCTGCCACCCTACTTTGGGATCATCTCCTTAATCCTTGCCATACCAGTTCAATTTATTATTGGTTTTCGATTTTACCGTGGAATGTGGTCAAGTTTACGAATGAAAACCTTTAATATGGATAGCTTAGTCGCACTTGGAACCACGGTTGCTTTCGGATACAGTCTATTCCACTATCTAAGTTATATCTATGAAACCAGCAGTATCTTAGGATTATTTGGCCGAAAAATACCCGAACTCTATTTCGAAACTTCAGCATTTCTGATTACCTTTGTATTACTGGGAAAATATTTAGAAGCTCAGGCTAAAGGAAGAACTTCTGAAGCCATCCAAAAACTCCTCGAACTCCAAGCCAAAACAGCACGGGTCAAACGAAATGGTTCCATAATCGATATTCCGGTTGAAGAAGTAGTAAAAGGAGATATTTTGGTAGTGAGGCCTGGAGAAAAAATACCGGTTGACGGTGAAATCCTTTCTGGTCATTCAGCGGTTGACGAATCAATGGTTACTGGAGAGAGCATTCCAGTAGATAAAGGTCTCGGAGATATGGTTATTGGAGCTACTCTCAACACCTTGGGGAGTTTTGAGTTTGTTGCTACCAGAGTAGGCTCGGAAACCATGCTAGCTCAGATCGTGCAACTCATCGAGGACGCTCAGGGATCAAAAGCTCCTATTCAAGCTTTCGCCGATCGGGTAGCCGCCTGGTTTGTTCCCGTCGTTCTTGGTATAGCAGCTGGTACTTTCATAATCTGGTATTTTATCTTAGGCAGTTCTTTGACATATTCACTCATGGCTATGACATCGGTTATTGTCATTGCTTGTCCCTGTGCTTTAGGGCTGGCTACCCCAACCGCCATCATGGTTGGAACCGGTAAGGGTGCCGAATATGGAATTCTGGTTAAAGGAGGTGAGCCGTTAGAAGCGGCAAAATCGATAGATACCATAGTTTTTGATAAAACTGGAACAATCACTCAGGGAAAGCCAGCTGTCACCAATGTCGAGTCTTTCAGTGCTCTTTCTCCCCAAGGTATCATCGAATTAGCCGGAAGTTTGGAAAAATTATCGGAGCATCCTTTAGCGCAATCAATCTTCCAACATGCTCAAAGCCATAATATTTCTCCCAGAGAGGTTGACCACTTTGAAGCTCTTCCCGGACGGGGGGTAAAAGGCAACATCGATGGAACCAATTATTTTATTGGTAATCGAAAATTAATTGCCGACCAACAACTCCACCTCCCCCAATCAGTTGAAGATAGAGTTTCACAATTGGAAATCCAGGGAAAAACTGTGATGATTTTAGCTGATGAAAAATCAGTTTTAGGCGCGGTATCGGTCGCCGATATTGCCAAAGAAACTTCAAAAAAAGCTATTGAAAAATTAAAAGAACGAGATTTAGATCTGGTAATGATTACCGGTGATAACCAAAATACTGCTCAGGCAATTGCTCAGGAAGTTGGAATCTCAAAAACTTTGGCTGAAGTCCTACCCGAAGATAAGTCTCAACAAATTGCACAACTGCAAAAAACCGGAAAAAAAGTTGCTATGGTTGGTGATGGAATTAACGACGCTCCCGCTCTCGCCCAAGCCGATCTTGGAATCGCAATGGGTTCGGGTACTGATGTTGCTATGGAAACCGGAGATATCGTCTTGGTTAAAAATGACCTCAACGATGTGGTTACCGCTCTGGAGCTATCAGAAGAAACTATGGGGAAAATTAAGCAAAACCTCTTTTTCGCTCTTTTTTATAACCTGATTGGAATACCTATTGCCGCTCGAGTCTTTGCCTCCTTTGGTCTGCTTTTAAATCCTGAATTAGCTGGTTTAGCCATGGCTTTAAGTTCAATTTCAGTCGTTACCAATTCTTTGCTCCTGAGAACTTTTCGGCCGCGAAAACGAAACTATCTTTCAATGGTTGCTCCAATTATTATGATTCTTTTATTTACCTATATATTTACTTTATTCGCTCGCTTTAGCACCACCATGAGTAATATGATGACAACCATACCCAAATAA
- the lolE gene encoding Lipoprotein-releasing system transmembrane protein LolE, whose protein sequence is MFSFESMIAWRFLKESRLQTILILLGIIIGVSVQIFLSSLISGLQRNLIEQTVGDSPHILLKAQENSPQSILQKGNQSLVIPIITAAKKDAYILSYQPLLKKLDTFPNLKIVSPLVEGSGFITKAEVSRPVVVKGIFLDRADGIYKIIQRVNNGKAVLGGTGVLIGRGLAEDLKIETGSIIEIRTSEGNSGAFAVNGIFDFENAAINSSWIFMDIFRSQALFDLNGAISRIEMQIDQVFQSENIAQKIKKDNPDFLIETWQSNNRQLLSALQSQSASSYMIQFFVLLAVTLGIASVLAIAAVQKSREIGILKAMGTRTNSASRIFLIQGAVLGLSGSILGSLVGVGLIKMFQIASQSGGALSFSIQVEFRTAISLIVISTIASIGAALFPARKAASLVPIEVIRNG, encoded by the coding sequence GTGTTCAGTTTTGAATCGATGATTGCCTGGCGTTTCCTCAAAGAATCCCGCTTGCAAACCATTCTAATTTTACTTGGAATTATTATCGGTGTGTCAGTGCAGATATTTTTATCTTCATTGATATCCGGTTTACAACGAAACTTAATTGAACAGACGGTGGGTGATTCGCCACATATATTATTAAAAGCCCAAGAAAATAGTCCGCAATCTATTCTCCAAAAAGGGAATCAATCGTTGGTTATTCCAATTATTACAGCGGCAAAAAAGGATGCTTACATTCTTTCATATCAGCCATTATTAAAAAAATTGGATACCTTTCCCAATTTAAAGATTGTATCTCCCCTGGTTGAAGGATCAGGATTTATTACCAAAGCTGAAGTAAGCCGACCAGTAGTGGTTAAAGGAATTTTTCTTGATCGTGCTGATGGTATTTATAAAATTATTCAGCGAGTGAATAATGGAAAAGCGGTTTTGGGAGGAACCGGGGTACTAATTGGGAGGGGTTTGGCTGAAGACCTCAAGATTGAAACCGGTAGTATTATTGAAATTCGAACCTCTGAAGGTAACTCAGGGGCCTTTGCCGTCAATGGGATTTTTGATTTTGAAAACGCAGCCATAAACAGTTCCTGGATTTTTATGGATATTTTTCGATCCCAAGCCTTGTTTGACCTTAATGGAGCGATATCTCGTATTGAAATGCAAATCGATCAAGTATTCCAATCGGAAAACATTGCTCAAAAAATTAAAAAAGATAATCCTGATTTCCTCATTGAGACCTGGCAATCTAACAACCGCCAACTTTTAAGCGCCTTACAAAGTCAAAGTGCCTCTTCCTATATGATTCAATTTTTTGTTTTATTGGCGGTAACTTTAGGTATCGCCAGTGTTTTAGCCATAGCAGCGGTTCAGAAATCACGAGAAATTGGAATTTTAAAAGCCATGGGGACTCGAACCAATAGCGCCAGTCGTATCTTCCTTATTCAGGGAGCGGTTTTAGGATTGAGCGGTTCTATTTTGGGAAGTTTGGTTGGAGTGGGTTTAATTAAAATGTTTCAGATCGCATCACAATCGGGAGGAGCACTTTCTTTTAGTATCCAGGTTGAATTTCGAACCGCCATAAGCTTGATTGTTATTTCAACCATTGCCAGTATTGGTGCAGCACTTTTCCCAGCTCGGAAAGCTGCTTCCTTAGTACCAATTGAGGTAATTCGAAATGGATAA
- the macA_2 gene encoding Macrolide export protein MacA → MKKYLIIVGLAIILLVGYFYQQNRPIEVKGYLVTKKDITETIVATGRVDLGNRINMAFQVGGIIGQLFIQEGQQVKAGGPLIELEDSAEKNRLELAKVNYDLALVNMKSKENEVIASAREQYNQAKINSQALYDRYLKLYSLVSIGGSSQNDVNNARNEWELAFSKESSAKAQLDSLLSGGAASDEVKARIELARLQIREAEIDLEQKILLSPIDAIVYSIPKNKGEYVNPGETAISIGSAMGFVVADIDEKEYEKIKTGLDVYLSSQADPNRTFKGKIDQVSPSVNPQKGTIEVRVRLDEENINLKPDAAMTVEVIVKETKGVLAFPRSFLVEKLDGQYVWIDNQGKAKLLKMTNLVYVGDNAIIENLLEETVLIEPGNFREGRKIQVEMLVKK, encoded by the coding sequence ATGAAAAAATATTTAATTATAGTTGGGTTGGCAATTATTTTATTAGTAGGATACTTTTACCAACAAAACCGCCCTATTGAAGTCAAGGGATATTTAGTAACCAAAAAAGACATTACCGAAACCATTGTCGCAACTGGAAGAGTGGACTTGGGAAATCGGATCAATATGGCTTTTCAAGTTGGTGGGATTATTGGCCAATTGTTTATTCAAGAGGGACAACAAGTAAAGGCCGGAGGCCCTCTTATTGAATTAGAGGATTCGGCAGAAAAAAATCGTTTAGAATTGGCAAAAGTGAATTACGATCTTGCCTTGGTTAATATGAAATCGAAGGAAAATGAAGTCATTGCGTCAGCACGAGAGCAATACAATCAAGCTAAAATTAATTCCCAAGCTCTTTACGATCGTTATTTAAAGCTCTATTCTTTGGTTTCGATTGGTGGTTCTTCGCAGAATGATGTCAATAATGCTCGAAATGAATGGGAACTTGCTTTTTCCAAGGAGTCATCAGCCAAAGCTCAACTGGACAGTTTATTATCGGGAGGAGCAGCAAGCGATGAAGTTAAAGCCCGAATTGAATTGGCACGGTTGCAAATACGTGAAGCTGAAATTGATCTTGAGCAAAAAATCCTTCTGTCACCAATCGATGCGATTGTATATTCTATTCCAAAAAACAAAGGAGAATATGTCAATCCCGGAGAAACTGCTATCTCGATTGGTTCGGCAATGGGATTCGTGGTTGCCGATATCGATGAAAAAGAATACGAAAAGATCAAGACTGGCTTAGACGTATATTTATCCAGTCAAGCCGATCCCAATCGCACTTTTAAAGGGAAAATTGATCAAGTATCACCCAGTGTCAATCCCCAAAAGGGTACCATCGAAGTCCGAGTTCGTTTAGATGAAGAGAACATTAACCTCAAGCCAGATGCTGCAATGACGGTTGAAGTTATTGTCAAAGAAACCAAGGGGGTTCTTGCATTTCCTCGTTCTTTTTTGGTGGAAAAGCTGGATGGGCAGTATGTTTGGATTGATAACCAGGGCAAAGCAAAGCTGCTGAAGATGACTAATCTAGTATATGTTGGGGATAATGCTATTATCGAAAACCTCCTTGAAGAAACCGTGCTTATCGAACCGGGTAATTTTCGCGAAGGAAGAAAAATTCAAGTTGAAATGCTTGTCAAAAAATAG